In one window of Legionella fallonii LLAP-10 DNA:
- a CDS encoding oxidoreductase, translating into MEKGIILRVPEGMELPEKVAATLGKLLPDNEKETYQQTPDYKASIIRSINRLHAAFSFILDSYPSTFINADTLRTYAAKCKAACNLQKESVEDLHLELESFNAKLINVLSACWQWPSGAKPVKEAIALLNDADCFNMMMSHGRPDIATLTPFEIDGRKEYILQYDESIPPYYDLLLSEIETIKTKEYPKTPSWFRTLEEHQQAYLCNLQLDNVNPATVMHDLNDFLKVWNSIKDESLSLLTELKQIATNALPLPAWFNKLSVSHQEMIKVLAKKPEEIDSKLLKFKGWLAINANSPDFKRTLALIPTIPQWYWNIPTSQQYFLEHVLKNATTKEEALAFVSSRLRTLPLPSNLGVHRLIKINAQGEASELYGKRVRSSHIATRDGLKFPEAVQQRHCDSNLAKVMEGADPDKPRLMQTLISPIHLVDYVPSAVTDWLPELPPDLELYKLARAAVERSKHYAAIWQHNHPYNIAKRYYYTEAENIDSLTILAVAQKYVKDTPGLQELLDDYQNVLGSSMGSATFWDYDGRELFLSSLEHLIVLTIGGHSYASCVSGKDRRALELIHTDAMILYKLKYGCWPKFGASKDDRARFVNEFVDLYISRHQHVLAGQNAHGSEGVKTPEMYLPQDIADAIKQRLNMEKTLEYDDRLATDNEVKNISKYKALKSKLVPEGTLLCKLMVDHLGETTCRKIYDSLSGLMQQPELFKPKTSWTATLYKTPNASTGIEQIKEVMQDKQAGSSVERVEKIFSIVLERPKMDKTRPKATNSVFDRVRELFDREKSCGRSQVLADNAVREWNQLFEESKQGTSLVY; encoded by the coding sequence ATGGAAAAAGGCATAATTTTACGTGTTCCGGAAGGAATGGAATTACCAGAAAAGGTAGCAGCTACATTAGGTAAACTCCTACCTGATAATGAAAAAGAAACTTATCAGCAAACTCCTGATTATAAAGCAAGCATTATACGCAGTATTAATCGTCTTCACGCGGCATTTTCATTTATTCTCGACTCTTATCCATCTACCTTTATTAATGCAGATACGTTAAGAACTTACGCCGCAAAATGTAAGGCCGCGTGCAATCTGCAAAAGGAGTCTGTTGAGGATTTACACCTTGAGTTGGAATCATTTAATGCCAAATTAATCAATGTTCTGTCAGCATGTTGGCAATGGCCATCTGGAGCCAAGCCTGTCAAAGAAGCCATTGCTTTGTTAAATGATGCTGACTGTTTTAACATGATGATGAGCCATGGACGCCCCGATATAGCAACTTTAACGCCTTTTGAAATAGACGGCAGAAAAGAATATATATTGCAATACGATGAATCCATTCCTCCATATTATGATTTATTGCTCTCTGAAATAGAGACTATAAAAACTAAAGAGTATCCGAAAACCCCCTCTTGGTTTCGCACACTTGAAGAGCACCAACAGGCTTATTTGTGCAATTTACAATTAGATAATGTAAATCCGGCAACGGTAATGCATGATTTGAATGATTTTTTAAAAGTCTGGAATAGCATTAAGGATGAGTCATTAAGCCTTCTTACAGAATTAAAACAAATTGCAACAAACGCTCTACCATTGCCCGCTTGGTTTAATAAGCTTTCTGTCTCTCATCAAGAAATGATTAAGGTCCTAGCGAAAAAACCTGAAGAGATTGACTCGAAATTATTAAAATTTAAAGGGTGGCTTGCTATTAATGCAAATAGCCCCGATTTCAAGCGTACTCTTGCATTAATACCTACCATTCCTCAATGGTATTGGAATATTCCCACGAGCCAGCAATATTTCTTAGAGCATGTGCTGAAAAATGCAACAACTAAAGAAGAGGCTCTTGCTTTTGTGTCTAGCCGCCTTCGTACATTACCGCTTCCTTCAAATTTGGGGGTTCACCGCTTAATAAAAATTAATGCGCAAGGCGAAGCGAGTGAGCTTTATGGTAAAAGGGTTCGATCGAGCCATATTGCAACTCGCGATGGATTAAAATTTCCAGAAGCGGTACAGCAGCGTCATTGTGATTCAAATTTAGCGAAAGTTATGGAGGGGGCCGACCCGGACAAACCCCGTTTAATGCAAACCTTAATTAGTCCTATTCATCTGGTAGATTATGTTCCTAGTGCAGTGACGGATTGGCTTCCTGAATTACCTCCTGATCTAGAATTGTATAAACTAGCTCGAGCTGCTGTCGAAAGAAGTAAACATTATGCTGCAATTTGGCAACATAACCACCCTTATAATATTGCTAAGCGCTATTATTATACCGAAGCTGAGAACATAGATAGCCTTACCATTTTAGCTGTTGCCCAGAAATATGTAAAAGACACACCTGGTTTACAAGAGTTATTAGATGATTACCAAAATGTCTTAGGTTCATCCATGGGATCCGCTACCTTTTGGGATTATGATGGCAGAGAATTATTTTTAAGCTCACTAGAGCACTTAATCGTCCTAACTATAGGCGGCCATAGTTATGCCTCTTGTGTTAGTGGTAAAGACAGGAGAGCTTTGGAATTAATTCATACAGACGCCATGATCCTCTATAAATTAAAATACGGTTGCTGGCCTAAGTTTGGTGCTTCTAAAGATGATCGGGCACGATTTGTTAATGAATTTGTTGATCTTTATATCTCAAGGCATCAGCATGTGTTGGCCGGGCAAAATGCTCATGGTTCTGAGGGAGTTAAAACTCCTGAAATGTATTTACCTCAAGATATTGCCGACGCTATTAAGCAACGTTTAAACATGGAGAAAACTTTAGAGTATGATGATAGGCTGGCTACTGATAATGAAGTAAAAAATATCAGTAAGTATAAAGCGTTAAAAAGTAAACTAGTACCTGAAGGTACCCTGTTATGTAAATTAATGGTGGATCATTTGGGTGAAACGACGTGTAGAAAAATATATGATTCTTTAAGTGGACTAATGCAGCAACCAGAATTATTTAAACCTAAAACAAGCTGGACCGCAACGCTTTATAAAACGCCAAATGCGTCCACAGGAATAGAACAGATTAAAGAAGTAATGCAAGATAAGCAGGCTGGTAGTAGTGTGGAGCGAGTTGAGAAAATATTTTCTATCGTTTTAGAGCGACCTAAAATGGATAAAACAAGACCCAAAGCAACAAATTCAGTTTTTGATAGGGTTCGTGAATTGTTTGATCGTGAAAAGTCATGTGGGCGAAGTCAGGTTTTAGCGGACAATGCAGTGAGGGAGTGGAATCAATTGTTTGAAGAGTCTAAGCAAGGAACCTCTTTGGTGTATTAG
- the dapB gene encoding 4-hydroxy-tetrahydrodipicolinate reductase: MTTRVIVNGAKGKMGVLACETLDNHNEFELVGKLGRQDNLAQIIKDTQARIVIDLTRADCVYENSMAIINAGAHPVIGTSGLIPSQIQTLTEQCTTKKLGGIIVPNFSIGAVLMMIFAAKAAEYLSEVEIIEAHHRQKLDAPSGTALKTAEMIAAARTKPKNKLDLKELIPGARGSLHNEINIHSLRLPGVLARQEVLFGNLGETLSITHNSIDRHCFMPGVLLACQKVLQLNTLVYGLEHVL, encoded by the coding sequence ATGACAACTCGAGTGATAGTTAACGGAGCTAAGGGAAAAATGGGAGTCCTTGCCTGTGAAACATTAGATAATCACAACGAATTTGAGTTAGTAGGAAAACTCGGTAGACAAGATAATTTGGCTCAAATCATTAAAGATACGCAGGCACGTATCGTAATCGATTTAACGCGAGCAGATTGCGTCTATGAAAATAGTATGGCTATTATCAATGCAGGTGCTCATCCCGTTATTGGCACTTCCGGATTAATTCCATCTCAAATCCAAACATTAACAGAGCAGTGCACTACAAAAAAATTAGGTGGAATTATTGTGCCTAATTTCTCCATAGGGGCGGTTTTAATGATGATTTTTGCTGCTAAAGCGGCAGAATATCTCTCCGAAGTGGAAATAATAGAAGCGCATCATCGACAAAAGCTGGATGCGCCATCGGGAACAGCGCTAAAAACTGCAGAAATGATTGCTGCAGCAAGAACAAAGCCTAAAAATAAATTAGACCTAAAAGAATTAATTCCTGGTGCAAGAGGTAGTTTACATAATGAGATCAATATTCATTCCTTGCGTTTGCCAGGAGTGCTTGCCCGTCAAGAGGTATTATTTGGCAATTTAGGAGAAACATTATCTATCACTCATAACAGTATCGATCGCCACTGTTTTATGCCTGGGGTACTATTAGCCTGTCAAAAAGTGCTGCAATTAAACACTTTGGTGTATGGCTTAGAGCATGTACTGTAA
- a CDS encoding ProQ/FinO family protein, translating into MRRQELHPRTAVINKKQKNKSKKARLDALSWLAVTFPNAFDNSVSISPLKKGIMADIMEYAEQAVQAGISKSKLREAVVLFTRRLDYLTCLKAREMRIDLQGNVVSEVTDEEAEHASVKIKRRVEKSVRNARKILSEKNSNPPTMSPQQGSGYSFKASNSQPVSAPDDFLPIYPPRSPQSAPAQPARSAAVVVKHKTTKQFDPDAIARLKEKLGLSRSLEEKKETAE; encoded by the coding sequence ATGAGAAGACAGGAGCTGCATCCGCGCACCGCTGTTATTAATAAAAAGCAAAAAAATAAATCTAAAAAAGCCAGACTTGATGCGTTGTCCTGGCTTGCGGTGACTTTCCCTAACGCATTTGATAATTCAGTCTCTATTAGCCCTTTAAAGAAGGGAATTATGGCTGATATTATGGAATATGCCGAGCAAGCTGTTCAAGCAGGTATTTCTAAAAGTAAATTAAGAGAGGCAGTTGTATTATTCACTCGCCGTCTTGATTATTTGACTTGCCTTAAAGCACGGGAAATGCGGATTGATTTACAAGGTAATGTGGTTTCTGAAGTGACTGACGAAGAAGCGGAACATGCTTCTGTAAAAATAAAAAGACGAGTAGAAAAAAGTGTGAGAAATGCTCGCAAAATTTTATCAGAGAAAAATTCAAATCCACCCACTATGTCACCGCAGCAAGGATCAGGATATAGCTTCAAGGCAAGCAACAGTCAGCCTGTATCTGCGCCTGATGACTTTTTACCAATCTATCCACCGAGAAGTCCGCAATCTGCTCCAGCTCAGCCCGCGCGTTCTGCAGCGGTGGTTGTGAAGCATAAAACAACGAAGCAATTTGATCCTGATGCTATCGCACGATTGAAAGAAAAATTAGGTTTATCACGTAGCTTGGAAGAGAAAAAAGAAACGGCTGAATAA
- a CDS encoding preprotein translocase subunit SecA: MLNNPEVESLISDDAINARKNAATNPTDVGLLLQNLGTDEVTIELGALTAAEISSRTNEIKQALLSLIHSPTKRLIIHGDAMTEDQARFILNYLQEPESALFAVEITLPAHLEQNKIQLELDNLISNHSLEKNKKQITGALPSAELDPQIIQEAPKGRIRPKKVKPKIEITLYEESTHESPKAEETVVKTKTPPPTLVEPPKLERSPMAARIINELLSQDIFKAEKNIWEQITNRSDAQVFRKTFPKARTARTEDHPIYYLVRNNEALKNKLNHWTETLKLGIEQYDALLDVVGQYGPEGLECLFKTWEYDSDPYKTAAFQESHALLLKYMPSYLPVIQDSAFNETISKIANLNAEKRSWWVALIKNHVDITKGYSDLPYLFKVFTEATVAIEEMGLPFYNINTIQYKKNLPTTLSHMIALLQKCPPQDREVQWKCISNVDVSEQADVHFIIPEMKLGEQHPDLAEMKTIIERTPESAPERIKPAFYRFLAQQKQHLPLKQYEQILNEILSNTVLTNQNKLRMVYVLAKATSTDKDTPLDVENVYKEWNIFQVRTLELAYMERIKANRSGLARFALTQGIESEGGYPEVRNTILKPIMDMPLVPPMSYLNKLLTLSEYQFLSPALSLLDMKSVQKDMLVKMDKAAALYGDYPDAMSKAIRLIKTETVKANAQGQFFPETKDVTLLEQFVSSSTTLIDKKHNTLSKEEHNPRQVLLPLLTTFHLEYESKDKLEQLIERYKERVTGIKKPNYKDIIQDLLPYGLSLLQLIKDRAQPNRLDLNTLDKIQNELLDILCTPQPVSKKQIREWLHQRYGKHFDGNILLDIKDEVNFDVLFDSLDCHHKETRRAIETLASYFDEDEEKGYHTQLVTDLVALTNQLIPEQNAKFFEYCLDALKTDGILSRNKQDRPPTYIQQFRTLVQTLTSNKNIAALEQYLIIARERALHGGTDRNNLAKCDYLINILFPALLSKNIERKEAFNFAANLVCQSPLQALQSAHEQVSFAATIDPTSSELNDLEKQIQHFNTDDKTLHGLLEIRNKIEALIALAPNDTNYFKQCRKIRDLIDKINSAAEERTAEHNSRNLLVKAWRFVTNFGSYSPSIMKDEFSSLDSEGLSTLAADTQNDVKQLRLKMNTRFQDVVTHLHDKKEELISKYGNITIRANDFIAKALSLSPNDISKNHNEICQLIDDLILLDDQNLVLSLMYHYVGGLPGRGVKDLVALFNTPDYQSLNNTIKKDFINAVISQMNNNVKCGKEEINAFLSFICANKEQQVVIDCLHDFYQQAPYPPLEKFMSWTQNSTNREDLNRTYEQFDKNPCALPNGHDGREKENGFKLGEAKRIVAKMPEVQEIFTQEYLLDIESQSEKAKTLSTESILQQLKDYKNTSHANHIELVMLAAELLHRCKGRTPEFVGDVQIPGRSFELNTTQIMAILSMLETGRKVTAEIGTGEGKTRILMLINACQFLKGNTVDFLTSNLALAERDYLESLPFFKSLGAEVNFITASSKIEDYKIGGINVSDPANLFLFRKKGHMQNKANQVIDPNKEKRTLTLDEADVTFFDVSNTKYNFASKTPKINIKLVPFFPLLMEFFAQGETEKTYLENKKRCTEQLLDFIEARNPDLFNIVKTFKVEQLEKWQDAAYSARHLEYNIDYSVVSEATISTDLGSKKVAAAMCLIGGRVNENARFSEGVHACLHAELNRLMKAPDSEVINPYLKEILEKCKSKGRQFDIAPERQIASTTSANTMLKDYDRGNLMAVTGTVGTELEQREAKTYFKTKFIYVPRHKGLHRYDRPIIICNNDKNCIDTFVTSILEARAKNEPTLIICKDDNQSRELYDALQRRLESNKDKNGLPKITRIHAATDYEDGISEAEYIKNEAGKPGQVTISTEMQGRGVDIIPGPAGLRVLHAYLPKDERDYIQGVGRSGRFGQIGTTQMILTVDSLKQDFGIDYLNTDFYLNPEAFIRRLQIFSTITKKLHRLFYKGFDDLLGAYTKKYEKLLLEDEESAESWSQFLEQISLSQENAQQAIEAQIQQKEPNISEIEEKLAEHCQKATELWNKFTESLPEAKRALLGNNQPPEMKKPKELEAWLKTMKELQEKNMHQVEVIEKRTVKIHERYNAANDGRVSILKYPAAFIPNLTAWWKGQGKLFPNLQSWWKGDLGFRDMFAFSRNFQAWWRGEGILFPNLQAWLSGNLSFRNMISQWPIFRYFITPVEETHEVKITIPSTYAYFYKHPEFIDEEEAENDALVDPKLIAEESSEKDSLVDREPKHHQSLFANTDKVKAGTDENRSEIENLNDTSAPQK; encoded by the coding sequence ATGTTAAATAATCCAGAAGTAGAATCGCTTATATCAGATGATGCAATAAATGCCAGAAAAAATGCAGCAACAAATCCTACAGATGTAGGCTTACTACTACAAAACCTTGGCACTGATGAAGTTACTATTGAATTAGGTGCCCTGACGGCAGCTGAGATTAGCTCCAGAACAAACGAAATAAAACAAGCCTTATTAAGCTTAATTCATAGCCCTACAAAACGCCTCATCATTCATGGCGATGCCATGACAGAAGATCAAGCTAGATTTATTTTGAACTATTTACAAGAGCCTGAATCAGCACTCTTTGCTGTTGAAATCACTCTTCCAGCTCATCTTGAACAAAATAAAATACAACTTGAACTTGATAATCTTATTTCCAACCATTCTTTAGAAAAAAATAAAAAGCAAATTACTGGTGCGCTACCATCAGCAGAATTAGATCCACAAATTATTCAAGAAGCTCCCAAAGGACGTATACGTCCTAAAAAGGTTAAACCCAAAATTGAGATTACTTTATATGAAGAATCTACTCATGAGAGTCCTAAAGCAGAAGAAACTGTTGTTAAAACCAAGACACCTCCTCCCACATTAGTTGAGCCACCTAAACTTGAACGCTCACCAATGGCAGCACGTATTATTAATGAACTACTGTCTCAAGATATATTCAAGGCTGAGAAAAATATCTGGGAGCAAATTACTAACCGAAGCGATGCGCAAGTATTTAGAAAAACATTTCCCAAGGCCCGAACCGCACGCACGGAAGATCACCCCATATACTATCTAGTGCGTAATAACGAAGCACTGAAAAATAAATTAAATCATTGGACTGAGACACTTAAACTAGGTATTGAACAATATGACGCTCTCTTGGATGTCGTGGGTCAATACGGCCCAGAAGGACTTGAGTGCTTGTTTAAGACTTGGGAATACGATAGTGACCCGTACAAAACAGCAGCCTTTCAGGAGTCGCATGCTCTGCTGCTAAAATACATGCCAAGCTACTTACCCGTCATTCAAGATAGCGCTTTTAATGAAACAATTTCAAAAATTGCTAACTTAAATGCAGAAAAAAGAAGTTGGTGGGTCGCTCTAATAAAAAACCATGTTGATATCACTAAAGGATACAGTGACTTACCTTATCTATTTAAAGTATTCACTGAAGCTACTGTAGCCATTGAAGAAATGGGCTTACCCTTCTACAACATCAACACGATTCAATACAAGAAAAATCTTCCTACAACGCTGTCTCACATGATTGCACTGCTGCAAAAATGTCCTCCTCAAGATAGAGAGGTGCAGTGGAAATGTATCAGCAATGTAGATGTTTCCGAACAAGCTGATGTGCATTTCATTATTCCTGAGATGAAATTAGGAGAACAACACCCTGATTTGGCAGAAATGAAAACGATCATAGAGCGTACTCCTGAGAGTGCTCCTGAGCGTATCAAACCCGCTTTTTATCGCTTTCTTGCTCAGCAAAAACAGCACCTGCCGCTGAAACAATATGAACAAATTTTAAATGAGATTCTTTCCAATACAGTGCTCACCAACCAAAATAAACTGCGCATGGTCTATGTTTTAGCAAAAGCAACGAGTACTGACAAAGACACCCCTTTAGATGTTGAAAATGTTTATAAAGAATGGAATATCTTCCAAGTTCGAACACTAGAGCTCGCCTATATGGAGCGTATCAAAGCAAACCGTAGTGGTTTAGCACGCTTTGCCCTTACACAAGGTATAGAGTCAGAAGGGGGATATCCAGAAGTACGTAATACAATACTAAAACCTATTATGGACATGCCATTAGTTCCTCCAATGAGTTATTTAAATAAATTATTAACGCTGTCCGAATATCAGTTTTTAAGCCCGGCGCTATCGCTTTTGGATATGAAATCCGTACAAAAGGATATGTTGGTTAAAATGGACAAAGCTGCTGCATTATACGGTGACTACCCTGATGCGATGAGCAAGGCAATACGCCTTATCAAGACAGAAACAGTAAAAGCAAACGCGCAAGGACAATTTTTCCCGGAAACAAAGGATGTGACACTTTTAGAACAATTTGTTAGTTCTAGTACAACACTGATTGATAAAAAACATAATACGCTCAGCAAAGAGGAACATAATCCACGCCAGGTATTGCTCCCCTTACTCACTACTTTTCACTTAGAATATGAATCAAAAGATAAGCTCGAACAACTCATTGAGCGTTATAAAGAGCGCGTCACAGGGATTAAAAAGCCGAACTACAAAGACATCATTCAAGATTTGCTGCCTTATGGTTTATCTCTATTGCAATTGATCAAAGACAGAGCACAGCCTAACCGATTAGATCTTAATACCCTCGATAAAATTCAAAATGAACTCTTAGACATACTGTGCACGCCACAGCCGGTGTCCAAAAAGCAAATACGTGAATGGTTGCATCAGCGCTATGGAAAACATTTTGATGGCAATATTTTGCTTGATATTAAAGATGAAGTGAATTTTGATGTACTCTTTGATAGCCTGGATTGCCATCACAAGGAAACACGACGAGCTATAGAGACTTTGGCTAGTTACTTTGATGAGGATGAGGAAAAAGGTTACCATACGCAACTAGTAACAGATTTGGTAGCGCTAACGAATCAATTAATTCCTGAACAAAACGCCAAATTTTTTGAGTATTGCCTAGACGCTCTTAAAACAGATGGAATATTATCACGTAACAAGCAAGACAGACCACCAACCTATATACAACAATTTAGAACCCTTGTTCAGACTCTAACTTCGAACAAAAATATTGCAGCATTAGAACAGTACTTGATTATAGCTCGAGAACGCGCACTGCATGGTGGAACTGACCGAAATAATCTGGCGAAATGCGATTATTTGATTAACATTCTCTTTCCAGCCCTCTTAAGTAAAAATATAGAACGTAAGGAAGCATTCAATTTTGCGGCGAACCTGGTCTGCCAAAGTCCATTACAGGCATTACAAAGCGCCCATGAGCAAGTAAGTTTCGCAGCGACTATAGATCCCACCAGCTCCGAATTAAATGATTTAGAAAAACAAATTCAACACTTTAATACCGATGACAAAACCCTTCATGGTTTATTGGAAATTCGCAATAAAATTGAAGCACTTATTGCACTAGCACCTAATGATACGAATTATTTTAAACAGTGCCGAAAGATTCGAGATCTGATTGATAAAATAAACTCTGCCGCTGAAGAAAGGACTGCAGAACACAATAGTAGAAATTTATTAGTAAAAGCGTGGCGTTTTGTAACCAATTTCGGCAGCTATTCTCCAAGCATTATGAAAGATGAATTTTCTAGCCTAGACAGTGAAGGCCTCTCCACATTAGCAGCTGATACTCAAAATGATGTAAAACAACTAAGACTCAAGATGAATACCCGTTTTCAAGACGTTGTAACTCATCTTCATGATAAAAAAGAAGAATTAATTAGTAAATACGGAAATATCACCATTCGTGCCAATGACTTCATTGCAAAAGCCCTATCGCTTTCACCCAATGATATCAGCAAAAATCATAATGAAATCTGTCAATTAATCGACGATTTGATTCTTCTTGATGACCAAAATCTTGTCCTGAGCTTAATGTATCATTATGTTGGTGGCCTACCTGGTCGAGGTGTTAAAGACTTAGTGGCTCTGTTTAATACACCTGACTACCAATCATTAAATAACACCATTAAAAAAGATTTTATTAATGCCGTTATCTCCCAAATGAACAATAATGTGAAATGCGGCAAAGAAGAAATTAACGCCTTTCTCTCCTTTATTTGTGCCAATAAAGAACAACAAGTGGTCATCGATTGTTTGCATGATTTTTATCAACAAGCTCCTTATCCCCCCTTAGAAAAATTTATGTCGTGGACCCAAAACTCGACCAATCGAGAGGATTTAAATAGAACTTATGAACAGTTTGATAAAAATCCTTGTGCATTACCGAATGGTCATGATGGGCGTGAAAAAGAAAATGGATTCAAACTGGGTGAAGCAAAGCGCATTGTAGCAAAAATGCCTGAAGTACAAGAAATATTTACACAAGAATACCTCTTAGACATTGAGTCTCAATCTGAGAAGGCTAAAACCTTATCGACGGAATCCATCTTACAGCAACTCAAAGACTATAAAAATACATCGCATGCAAATCATATTGAGTTGGTCATGTTGGCTGCTGAATTGCTGCATCGCTGCAAAGGTCGCACTCCTGAGTTTGTTGGTGATGTTCAAATACCTGGACGATCATTTGAACTAAATACCACTCAAATTATGGCTATTCTTTCTATGCTTGAAACGGGAAGAAAAGTCACAGCTGAAATTGGAACCGGCGAAGGAAAAACACGTATCCTTATGCTTATAAACGCCTGCCAATTTCTTAAAGGCAATACGGTCGATTTTCTTACCAGCAATCTTGCTCTTGCGGAACGCGACTATCTTGAATCACTGCCCTTTTTTAAATCGTTGGGCGCTGAAGTTAATTTTATTACCGCCTCATCCAAAATTGAAGATTATAAAATTGGCGGTATTAACGTCTCCGATCCTGCCAACTTATTCTTATTCCGCAAGAAAGGCCATATGCAGAATAAAGCAAATCAGGTCATAGATCCTAACAAAGAAAAACGTACACTGACACTCGATGAAGCAGATGTAACCTTCTTCGATGTTTCAAATACAAAATATAATTTTGCATCCAAAACCCCCAAAATTAATATTAAGCTCGTTCCATTTTTCCCATTACTCATGGAATTTTTTGCGCAAGGCGAAACGGAAAAAACCTACCTTGAAAACAAAAAACGCTGTACGGAGCAACTCCTTGATTTTATTGAAGCAAGAAATCCAGACCTATTTAATATTGTAAAAACATTTAAAGTAGAACAATTAGAAAAGTGGCAGGATGCGGCTTATAGTGCTCGCCATCTTGAGTACAATATTGATTATTCCGTTGTCTCAGAAGCGACTATTTCAACTGACTTAGGCAGTAAAAAAGTAGCTGCAGCAATGTGTCTTATCGGCGGTCGTGTTAATGAGAATGCCAGATTCTCTGAGGGTGTTCATGCCTGTTTGCACGCTGAGCTTAATCGTTTAATGAAAGCACCTGACTCTGAGGTGATTAATCCTTATCTAAAAGAAATTCTGGAAAAATGTAAGAGTAAAGGGCGTCAATTCGATATAGCTCCTGAACGACAAATCGCCTCAACCACCTCAGCCAATACTATGCTTAAGGATTATGATAGAGGTAATCTCATGGCAGTGACTGGTACTGTAGGCACCGAGCTGGAACAAAGAGAAGCGAAAACTTATTTTAAAACAAAATTCATTTACGTGCCGAGGCATAAAGGATTACATCGATATGATCGCCCCATCATTATTTGTAACAATGATAAAAATTGTATCGATACGTTTGTTACTTCTATTCTGGAAGCACGCGCAAAAAATGAGCCTACTTTAATAATATGCAAAGATGACAATCAATCCAGAGAACTTTACGATGCGTTACAACGCCGCCTGGAATCAAACAAAGATAAGAACGGCTTACCTAAAATTACCCGTATTCATGCTGCCACTGATTATGAAGATGGAATTTCTGAAGCCGAGTATATCAAAAATGAGGCAGGTAAACCGGGACAAGTAACCATTTCAACGGAGATGCAAGGTCGCGGTGTGGACATTATACCTGGTCCAGCAGGATTAAGGGTGCTCCACGCTTATCTTCCCAAGGACGAACGTGATTATATTCAAGGAGTTGGTCGTTCAGGTCGCTTTGGGCAAATTGGAACGACGCAAATGATATTAACGGTAGACTCATTAAAACAGGATTTTGGGATAGATTACCTTAATACCGACTTTTATTTAAATCCAGAAGCATTCATTAGACGCCTGCAAATTTTCTCAACCATTACGAAGAAGCTTCATCGATTATTCTATAAAGGCTTTGATGATCTTTTGGGAGCTTATACCAAAAAATATGAAAAGCTCCTACTCGAAGATGAAGAGTCAGCCGAATCCTGGAGCCAGTTCCTAGAACAAATTAGTCTTAGCCAGGAAAATGCTCAGCAAGCAATTGAAGCACAAATACAACAGAAAGAACCCAATATTAGTGAAATTGAAGAAAAACTTGCTGAGCATTGCCAAAAGGCAACAGAGCTATGGAATAAATTTACTGAAAGCTTGCCTGAGGCTAAACGAGCCTTACTGGGAAATAACCAGCCTCCAGAAATGAAAAAGCCCAAAGAGTTAGAAGCATGGCTTAAGACGATGAAAGAATTGCAAGAAAAAAATATGCATCAAGTTGAAGTCATCGAAAAGCGAACCGTGAAAATTCATGAACGATACAATGCCGCTAATGATGGTCGTGTCAGTATTCTAAAATATCCAGCTGCTTTTATACCCAATCTCACAGCCTGGTGGAAGGGACAAGGAAAATTATTTCCCAATTTACAATCATGGTGGAAAGGCGATTTAGGCTTTAGAGATATGTTTGCATTCTCACGCAATTTCCAGGCTTGGTGGAGAGGTGAAGGTATCTTATTCCCTAATCTGCAAGCCTGGTTAAGTGGCAATTTATCCTTTAGAAACATGATAAGCCAATGGCCGATATTCCGATACTTTATAACACCAGTAGAGGAAACACATGAGGTTAAAATAACCATACCATCCACCTATGCCTATTTTTATAAACATCCAGAATTCATAGATGAAGAAGAGGCTGAAAATGATGCATTAGTTGATCCGAAACTCATAGCCGAAGAAAGCTCAGAAAAGGATTCATTAGTTGATAGAGAACCAAAACATCATCAATCGTTATTTGCCAATACGGATAAGGTGAAAGCAGGTACTGATGAGAATCGGTCGGAAATAGAAAATTTAAATGATACTTCCGCCCCCCAAAAATAA